One Cohnella candidum genomic region harbors:
- a CDS encoding glycosyltransferase family 2 protein has protein sequence MIRGGTMEPHSGKVAVLLSVYNGEKYLRDFLDSLVAQTFKDFVLWVRDDGSADHSVNTIREYQDRLRIDWVDESSGNLGVKRSFDRLLAHASSKTNHLYFMFADQDDIWLPHKIRDTLAEMRAWETRYPGNPILIHTDLSVCNETGEIISDSFWRYQKLNPDRIELNRLLVQNVVTGCTMMLNRPLAEIVRPIPQTCIMHDWWIALAACGLGRIGYLGKSTILYRQHGSNTIGAKGFTLRTLWAKLFEPLSLTPFARQALCFYDTYGQWLSEIDKEQTDVFSRLPRFRFWQRVRIIRKYRFYKHGFLRTLNFILKNWKLREGAKQ, from the coding sequence GTGATCAGGGGAGGGACCATGGAACCACATTCCGGGAAAGTTGCGGTATTGCTCTCCGTTTATAACGGAGAGAAGTATCTGCGCGATTTTTTGGATTCCCTCGTAGCCCAGACGTTCAAGGACTTCGTCTTATGGGTTCGCGATGACGGCTCTGCTGACCACTCGGTAAACACGATCCGGGAGTATCAAGACCGGCTTCGCATTGATTGGGTGGACGAATCGTCCGGCAACCTGGGCGTGAAGCGCAGTTTTGACCGTCTGCTTGCCCATGCATCGAGCAAAACCAACCACCTGTACTTTATGTTCGCCGATCAGGACGATATATGGCTCCCGCACAAAATCCGGGATACTTTGGCTGAAATGCGGGCGTGGGAAACGCGATATCCCGGAAACCCGATTTTGATCCATACGGATCTATCAGTTTGCAATGAAACGGGTGAAATCATCTCCGATTCTTTTTGGAGGTACCAGAAGCTGAATCCCGATCGGATCGAGTTGAACCGGCTTCTCGTTCAGAATGTCGTGACCGGCTGTACCATGATGTTAAACAGGCCTTTAGCGGAAATCGTTCGGCCGATTCCTCAGACTTGCATCATGCATGATTGGTGGATTGCTTTGGCCGCCTGCGGTTTGGGGCGTATCGGCTATTTGGGCAAAAGCACCATCCTTTACAGGCAGCATGGGTCGAACACCATCGGCGCCAAAGGGTTTACCTTGAGAACGCTATGGGCGAAATTGTTCGAACCGTTGTCGTTAACTCCTTTCGCACGACAGGCGCTGTGTTTTTACGACACATATGGCCAATGGCTAAGCGAGATTGACAAGGAACAAACGGATGTTTTCTCGAGGCTGCCTCGATTCCGGTTTTGGCAAAGAGTTCGGATCATTCGGAAGTACCGATTCTATAAACATGGATTTTTGCGTACCCTAAACTTCATTCTTAAAAATTGGAAATTGCGCGAGGGAGCAAAACAATGA
- a CDS encoding NAD-dependent epimerase/dehydratase family protein, with protein MEPLNCLVLGGTGFIGSHLCLDLLEKGHRVTVFAKSAFHPVLKEMNAYNGFAFIQGDLDNQDLMARTVQGQDLIFHLVSSTTPKVANDNPSHDVATNVVGTLHLLDLAKNSGVKKIVYASSGGTVYGKPAVVPIPEEHPTWPTNSYAIHKLTNEKYLHMYHELYGLDYSVLRISNPFGERQRVGTGQGVIANFLSKAYRNETLEIWGDGKVIRDYVYIEDVVAALVRVMDETGSHKVFNIGSGEGKSLTDVVSAIEIVTGKLLEVRFLPGRNFDVPVNILDIRKAKQELNWEPRVDFVEGLKRTAAFYQFEQIVK; from the coding sequence GTGGAACCATTGAATTGCCTAGTTTTAGGCGGAACTGGATTTATCGGTTCCCACCTATGTTTGGATTTGCTAGAGAAGGGGCACCGGGTGACGGTTTTTGCGAAGAGCGCATTTCACCCGGTTTTGAAGGAGATGAATGCGTATAACGGGTTTGCCTTTATCCAGGGAGATTTAGACAATCAGGATCTTATGGCCCGGACCGTTCAAGGCCAGGACTTGATTTTCCACCTGGTCAGCTCAACGACACCGAAGGTTGCCAACGATAACCCATCCCATGATGTCGCCACGAACGTCGTTGGCACCTTGCATTTGCTCGATCTGGCCAAAAACTCCGGGGTGAAGAAAATCGTTTACGCTTCATCCGGAGGAACCGTTTACGGCAAGCCGGCAGTCGTGCCGATTCCGGAAGAGCACCCGACGTGGCCGACGAACTCGTATGCGATCCATAAACTTACTAACGAAAAATATTTGCATATGTACCACGAGCTATACGGTTTGGATTATTCTGTCTTGCGGATTTCGAATCCGTTCGGCGAAAGGCAGAGGGTAGGGACCGGCCAGGGGGTCATCGCGAACTTTTTAAGCAAAGCATACCGAAACGAGACACTTGAAATCTGGGGAGACGGCAAAGTCATCCGGGATTACGTTTATATCGAGGATGTCGTGGCGGCGCTGGTCCGAGTCATGGACGAAACGGGCTCCCATAAAGTGTTTAATATCGGAAGCGGCGAAGGAAAGAGCTTGACGGATGTCGTTTCGGCTATCGAAATCGTGACAGGCAAGCTGCTGGAAGTCCGTTTTCTCCCCGGAAGGAACTTCGATGTGCCCGTAAACATACTGGATATCCGAAAGGCCAAACAGGAGTTGAATTGGGAACCGCGAGTGGATTTCGTGGAAGGTTTAAAGCGGACTGCTGCCTTTTATCAATTCGAGCAGATCGTGAAGTGA